A region of the Prevotella melaninogenica genome:
ACCCATTTCCATATCTGGACCGACCGAAGTAAACTCATGGTCAATAATCTTATCCATGCTCATCAGCGTAAGAATAGACTTATCGGTATGGTGTGTAAGAAGCTTTCCCTGCTTTGCCAAACGAACAGCATAGATACTATGATGCTCGAAAATATTAATAGTAAGATAAGAACAGACCGTCACAATAATCAATGGGATGAAAAGTTGATAGCCACCAGTTAGTTCGGCGATAAGAAAGATACCCGTTAATGGTGCATGCATCACAGCTGACATCACGGCTGCCATACCATAGAGGGTAAAGTTTTTCTCTGGTACATACACACCAAGTTGTTGCATATTCCAAAAACGAGCAAAGAAGAAACCTCCAAAGCCACCGATAAACAAAGATGGAGCAAAGGTTCCACCACAACCACCAGCACCATTTGTAGCACTGGTTGCGAAGACTTTGGTCATCATAACGAAGCCTACATAAAGCAATAGAAACTTTGTTTCTCCTGCAAACATGGAGCCACTCATCACCTGCATCCAGTCGGCTTCTGTCTTACCTTCAATAAATAATCTCAAGCTACTATACCCCTCACCATAAAGAGAAGGAAAAAGGAAAATTAACGGAGATAGCACCAAACCACCTATCAAGAGCTTCAAATAAGGCTGAGAAGACAACTTACCATAACCATTTTCGCACCATGACATTAATCGCATAAAGTAAAGTGAAACGAATCCACAAGCAATACCCAAGAGAATTGTTGGTGGAACGCGATCAAGTCCCCAAAGGTAATCCATCTGAAAATGAAACATCGATGAGCCCCCTGTAAAGAAGTAGGAGAAACAAGTTGCGGTAACAGATGCTATCAGAATCGGCAGCAGAGAAGCCATAGTCAAATCGACCATCAACACTTCAAGTGTAAACACCAATCCTGCTATTGGCGCCTTAAAAATACCTGATACAGCTGCCGTTGCACCACAACCAACGAGAAGCATGAGGGTACGATTATCTAAATTGAAGATACGCCCAAGGTTACTTCCGATAGCTGAGCCAGTAAGCACGATAGGTGCCTCTGCTCCTACTGAACCACCAAAACCAATGGTAATAGCAGAAGCAACAATAGACGACCATGTATTATGTCCCTTCAAGCGAGACTGCTTCGTAGAAATAGCATAGAGTACTCGCGTGATACCATGTGAAATATTATCACGTACAACATACTTAACAAATAGACTCGTCAGCCAAATACCTACGATTGGATAGATAAGATAGAGCCAATTAGTCGTTGCAACATGAAAACCTGAGGTAACAAGTTCTTGTATAACCTTAATAATAACATGAAGAATATAGGCAGCCAAAGAAGCCAAAAAGCCAATAGCAAACGCCAGTACTAATACCAGTTCGCGATTGGATACATGCTTATTCCGCCAATTATCAAGCCAAGATATAAACCCCAGACTACCTGACACTTTCATCTATCTATTCAATTATTTCCTAATAATTTTCACTTCGCCATCAGCTGCCAATTTGATAATGCTGGATGGAGTATGCGGCTTATGTTCTTGACGTCTTGTTTCACAAACGTAATCAACACCATCAAGAATCTCCTGCGAGATATCACGATAATTCTGTGCAGCAGGTTCACCACTAACATTTGCCGAAGTACTTACGATAGCTTTCTGGAATCTATAGCATAACTCATGAGAAAAAGGTTCCTTTGTAACACGAATACCAATAGAACCATCTTCAGCTATCAGATTTGGTGCAAGATTTACAGCACCATCAAGAATCAATGTTGTTGGCTTCTCAACAGCTTCTATCAACTGCCAAGCAACATCAGGAACATTACGTACATAACGCTGAAGGCGATTTTCAGAGTCAACCAAGCAGATAAGTGCCTTCGAATCATCTCTACGCTTCAAGGCATACACCTTTGCTACGGCTTCTGCATTGGTAGCATCGCAACCTATACCCCATACCGTATCAGTTGGGTAAAGAATAATACCACCCTTTCTCATTACTTCAATCGCTTTCTTGATGTCGTCTTCCTGTTTCATCTTCAGTTATTATCTTTTTTTTCTAAGTATTATAAGTAAACGCAAAGATAGAGTAAAAAAACGAGAACACAA
Encoded here:
- a CDS encoding L-threonylcarbamoyladenylate synthase — encoded protein: MKQEDDIKKAIEVMRKGGIILYPTDTVWGIGCDATNAEAVAKVYALKRRDDSKALICLVDSENRLQRYVRNVPDVAWQLIEAVEKPTTLILDGAVNLAPNLIAEDGSIGIRVTKEPFSHELCYRFQKAIVSTSANVSGEPAAQNYRDISQEILDGVDYVCETRRQEHKPHTPSSIIKLAADGEVKIIRK
- a CDS encoding chloride channel protein; the protein is MKVSGSLGFISWLDNWRNKHVSNRELVLVLAFAIGFLASLAAYILHVIIKVIQELVTSGFHVATTNWLYLIYPIVGIWLTSLFVKYVVRDNISHGITRVLYAISTKQSRLKGHNTWSSIVASAITIGFGGSVGAEAPIVLTGSAIGSNLGRIFNLDNRTLMLLVGCGATAAVSGIFKAPIAGLVFTLEVLMVDLTMASLLPILIASVTATCFSYFFTGGSSMFHFQMDYLWGLDRVPPTILLGIACGFVSLYFMRLMSWCENGYGKLSSQPYLKLLIGGLVLSPLIFLFPSLYGEGYSSLRLFIEGKTEADWMQVMSGSMFAGETKFLLLYVGFVMMTKVFATSATNGAGGCGGTFAPSLFIGGFGGFFFARFWNMQQLGVYVPEKNFTLYGMAAVMSAVMHAPLTGIFLIAELTGGYQLFIPLIIVTVCSYLTINIFEHHSIYAVRLAKQGKLLTHHTDKSILTLMSMDKIIDHEFTSVGPDMEMGKLVHAISSSRNDYIPVLNESGRLLGEIDINKLRHIIFRTELYHRFHVSQLMTPPAATLGVNDPMEDVMKTFERTGAQYLPVVNIEGELVGYISRAHLYSMYRQFVADFSAE